In Takifugu flavidus isolate HTHZ2018 chromosome 13, ASM371156v2, whole genome shotgun sequence, the following are encoded in one genomic region:
- the nr1h4 gene encoding bile acid receptor isoform X1, with the protein MNEWVGQDIDVVGPLEIPPSDEFSITDTDNSHFFEMAMVQTKSSRDMLTDQGSPLLQDPDILTFPNYPSMQYTSMEPAMPSTPYYSNHNYYPPYSGDEWYGIYELRKGSLEVSYDAETEDVSPAAPAVCKRTRHMSQAGRVKGEELCVVCGDKASGYHYNALTCEGCKGFFRRSITKNAVYKCKSGGNCEMDMYMRRKCQECRLRKCKEMGMLAECLLTEIQCKSKRLRKNTKASPEQSTGDETEAGDYGDGKHVSSTTKPSKKKVSFTKEQQALMKVIIDAYNKHQIPQDVAKKLLQDKYSTEENFLLLTEMATSQVQVLVEFTKNIPGFLSLDREDQIALLKGSAVEAMFLRSAQALNKKMPIGHTEVLEERIRKSGISEEFIKPMFNFYKSIGELHMVLEEQALLTTITILTPDRPYVKDQPAVERLQETALDLLRKMCVLHHPQEPQYFARLLGRLTELRTLSHYHAEMLASWRVNDHKFTPLLCEIWDVQ; encoded by the exons ATGAATGAGTGGGTGGGCCAAGACATCGATGTGGTGGGACCGCTGGAGATCCCACCCAGCGATGAATTCTccatcacagacacagacaactCCCACTTCTTCG AGATGGCCATGGTCCAAACCAAGTCTTCACGAG ATATGCTGACAGATCAAGGCAGTCCTCTGCTTCAAGATCCAGACATCTTAACCTTTCCAAACTATCCCAGTATGCAGTACACATCTATGGAACCAGCTATGCCTTCCACACCATACTACTCCAACCACAACTACTACCCTCCATACAGTGGAGATGAATGGTACGGGATATATGAACTGAGGAAAGGCTCCCTGGAGGTCAGCTATGATGCTGAGACAGAGGACGTGTCTCCTGCGGCGCCTGCTGTGTGCAAACGGACCAGGCACATGTCACAGGCAGGACGGGTCAAAGGGGAAGAACTGTGTGTCGTGTGTGGGGACAAAGCGTCTGGATACCACTATAACGCTCTTACCTGTGAGGGATGTAAAG GTTTCTTCCGGCGGAGCATTACAAAGAATGCCGTGTATAAATGCAAGAGCGGTGGGAACTGTGAGATGGACATGTACATGCGCAGGAAATGCCAGGAGTGTCGGCTGCGGAAGTGCAAGGAGATGGGCATGCTGGCTGAAT GCCTCTTGACAGAGATCCAGTGTAAATCAAAAAGGCTACGAAAGAACACCAAAGCCTCCCCGGAACAGTCGACCGGAGATGAGACAGAAGCCGGAGACTACGGGGATGGCAAACACGTCTCCTCCACCACTAAACCATCAAAG AAAAAGGTTTCATTCACCAAAGAGCAGCAGGCGCTCATGAAAGTCATCATAGATGCTTACAACAAACATCAAATTCCTCAAGACGTGGCAAAGAAACTG CTCCAAGACAAGTACAGCACCGAGGaaaacttcctgctgctgacggaAATGGCAACAAGTCAAGTTCAAGTTCTGGTGGAGTTCACCAAAAATATTCCCG GCTTCCTCTCTCTGGATCGCGAGGACCAGATCGCTCTGCTGAAGGGTTCGGCTGTGGAAGCCATGTTCCTGCGCTCAGCTCAGGCTCTGAACAAAAAGATGCCCATCGGACACACAGAAGTTCTGGAGGAGAGGATCCGCAAAAGTG GTATCTCAGAGGAATTCATCAAACCCATGTTCAACTTTTACAAAAGCATCGGAGAACTCCACATGGTGCTGGAGGAACAGGCTCttctcaccaccatcaccatcctgACACCAG ACCGACCTTATGTTAAGGATCAGCCAGCTGTTGAGCGTCTCCAGGAGACTGCACTGGACCTGCTGAGGAAGATGTGCGTTCTCCACCATCCCCAGGAGCCACAGTACTTTGCCCGTCTCCTGGGCCGCCTGACGGAGCTGAGGACGCTCAGCCACTACCACGCCGAGATGCTCGCGTCCTGGAGAGTGAACGACCACAAGTTTACCCCGCTGCTTTGTGAGATCTGGGATGTGCAGTGA
- the nr1h4 gene encoding bile acid receptor isoform X2 — protein MNEWVGQDIDVVGPLEIPPSDEFSITDTDNSHFFDMLTDQGSPLLQDPDILTFPNYPSMQYTSMEPAMPSTPYYSNHNYYPPYSGDEWYGIYELRKGSLEVSYDAETEDVSPAAPAVCKRTRHMSQAGRVKGEELCVVCGDKASGYHYNALTCEGCKGFFRRSITKNAVYKCKSGGNCEMDMYMRRKCQECRLRKCKEMGMLAECLLTEIQCKSKRLRKNTKASPEQSTGDETEAGDYGDGKHVSSTTKPSKKKVSFTKEQQALMKVIIDAYNKHQIPQDVAKKLLQDKYSTEENFLLLTEMATSQVQVLVEFTKNIPGFLSLDREDQIALLKGSAVEAMFLRSAQALNKKMPIGHTEVLEERIRKSGISEEFIKPMFNFYKSIGELHMVLEEQALLTTITILTPDRPYVKDQPAVERLQETALDLLRKMCVLHHPQEPQYFARLLGRLTELRTLSHYHAEMLASWRVNDHKFTPLLCEIWDVQ, from the exons ATGAATGAGTGGGTGGGCCAAGACATCGATGTGGTGGGACCGCTGGAGATCCCACCCAGCGATGAATTCTccatcacagacacagacaactCCCACTTCTTCG ATATGCTGACAGATCAAGGCAGTCCTCTGCTTCAAGATCCAGACATCTTAACCTTTCCAAACTATCCCAGTATGCAGTACACATCTATGGAACCAGCTATGCCTTCCACACCATACTACTCCAACCACAACTACTACCCTCCATACAGTGGAGATGAATGGTACGGGATATATGAACTGAGGAAAGGCTCCCTGGAGGTCAGCTATGATGCTGAGACAGAGGACGTGTCTCCTGCGGCGCCTGCTGTGTGCAAACGGACCAGGCACATGTCACAGGCAGGACGGGTCAAAGGGGAAGAACTGTGTGTCGTGTGTGGGGACAAAGCGTCTGGATACCACTATAACGCTCTTACCTGTGAGGGATGTAAAG GTTTCTTCCGGCGGAGCATTACAAAGAATGCCGTGTATAAATGCAAGAGCGGTGGGAACTGTGAGATGGACATGTACATGCGCAGGAAATGCCAGGAGTGTCGGCTGCGGAAGTGCAAGGAGATGGGCATGCTGGCTGAAT GCCTCTTGACAGAGATCCAGTGTAAATCAAAAAGGCTACGAAAGAACACCAAAGCCTCCCCGGAACAGTCGACCGGAGATGAGACAGAAGCCGGAGACTACGGGGATGGCAAACACGTCTCCTCCACCACTAAACCATCAAAG AAAAAGGTTTCATTCACCAAAGAGCAGCAGGCGCTCATGAAAGTCATCATAGATGCTTACAACAAACATCAAATTCCTCAAGACGTGGCAAAGAAACTG CTCCAAGACAAGTACAGCACCGAGGaaaacttcctgctgctgacggaAATGGCAACAAGTCAAGTTCAAGTTCTGGTGGAGTTCACCAAAAATATTCCCG GCTTCCTCTCTCTGGATCGCGAGGACCAGATCGCTCTGCTGAAGGGTTCGGCTGTGGAAGCCATGTTCCTGCGCTCAGCTCAGGCTCTGAACAAAAAGATGCCCATCGGACACACAGAAGTTCTGGAGGAGAGGATCCGCAAAAGTG GTATCTCAGAGGAATTCATCAAACCCATGTTCAACTTTTACAAAAGCATCGGAGAACTCCACATGGTGCTGGAGGAACAGGCTCttctcaccaccatcaccatcctgACACCAG ACCGACCTTATGTTAAGGATCAGCCAGCTGTTGAGCGTCTCCAGGAGACTGCACTGGACCTGCTGAGGAAGATGTGCGTTCTCCACCATCCCCAGGAGCCACAGTACTTTGCCCGTCTCCTGGGCCGCCTGACGGAGCTGAGGACGCTCAGCCACTACCACGCCGAGATGCTCGCGTCCTGGAGAGTGAACGACCACAAGTTTACCCCGCTGCTTTGTGAGATCTGGGATGTGCAGTGA